Sequence from the Maribellus comscasis genome:
TTGGCACTCACTAATGGTCATTTGGGCTGCTCAGGCGCAAAAACATTGTTACGTTGAAAAACCTGCCAGTCATGACATCTATGAAGGTCGTGTTGCGCTTGCAGCAGCCGAGAAATACGGAATTGTGGTTCAACACGGAACTCAACGAAGAAGTAGCGACGACTGGGCTAAACAGGTTTCCGATATCCGGTCGGGGAAATATGGCAAAATGTTAGTTTCTCATGGTTTTGCGTGTAAACCCCGCGAAGGAATAGGATTTGAACCGCCGTCAACACCACCGCCTGATTTAGACTGGAATTTATGGAAAGGACCTGCCGTTGTAAACAACTTTCATAAAAATCTGGTTCATTATAATTGGCATTGGTTCTGGCCGGTTGGAAACGGAGAACTAAATAATCAGGGAACGCACCAACTCGATGTTGCTTACTGGGCACTTGATTCGGAAGTTGAAAACACGCATCCGGTGCGGGTAATGGCAATCGGCGGGCGCTTCAAATGGGGCGACCAGGGTGAAACTCCTAATACCATGTTTGCTTTGGCTGAATTTTCCAATGGACAGTATGTATTTTTTAATGTAAGAAATGTGAACCACGAAGGCTACCAGCGGGAAGTAACCAACCGCTTCTATTTTGAAGATGGCGGAAAATTGTGGGACGGAGAATACATTTCAAGCAACGGAAGTCAAGCTCGCAATGTTCCGATTAAAGAAGTAAAAATTACTCCGGGAGGGAACTGGCAAAGCTTCATCACAGCTTGCAAAGCAAACGATCCATCTATGGCAAACGGAACAATGTACGATGCACACTACAGTTGTACGCTTGGGCATTTAATGAATATCTCCTACCGCCTGGGTGAAAAAGTTCCTTTCAATGCACGCGCCGGAAGATTTGGTGATAACGAACTTGCTTTCCGGGAATTTATGAAAATCCATGATATTGCTTCTGATGGAATGGGTGTTCCGCAAGATCAGGCTGAATATATTGTTGGACCATGGCTAAGATTTGATGGAGAAGCAGAACACTTTGTCGGCGATTATTCAACTGAAGCAAACCGCTTGCTTCGAGACCCACGAAATGCAGGATTTGATATTCCCTCGCCCGAATCAGTATAACTATTTCCATAAAAGAATTGCGTTTATACCAAATGCTTTTAAATAAGAACCGGTCTGCCGAAAGAATAATTGACAGACCGGTTCTTTGTGTGTTCATTATTTTGTTTCTGAAAATTTTTCACCTATTTTTCGCCCTCTTTTGCTAACAAACAATGACCGGGATTGAAAAAGAATTAGTCGAATCATTAAAAAAAGGGAACCAAAAGTCTTTTGAACTCGTTTTTAAAACATATTACACGCGTTTGTGTACCTATGCATTTGACTACACGCGGCAGCTTGAAACCGCCGAAGACCTGGTAAAAGACTTTTTTCTTAATCTTTGGCAAAATCGCGAAAAAATTGAAATAAAAACTTCACTTTCCGGATACCTTTTTCGCTCAGTCCATAATCTTTGTCTGAATTACCTGGAAAGACAAAAAAAGAAAAATCCGGAAATTCCTTCCGACAATCTGTATCTAATTGAATTAAAACAAAAACAACCTTTTACTCCGGATTATCCCATTGGAAATTTACTTGCCAGCGAAATGGAAGGACAGATTCTTGAAATTGTGGACAAACTGCCTGAGCAATGTCGCGAAATTTTCAAATTAAGTCGTTTTGAAGAGCTTCCTCATAAAAAAATTGCAGAAAAATTAAACATCTCGGAAAGAACAGTTAAAACACAAATATACAGAGCATTAAAAAAAATAAAAGAAGCAATACCATTCCTAATCACAACTATTTTTTTTTATTTTTTAAAATAATTTGACATCGTCTGTAATACCAAACCCAAAAAAATGTGTCATTATAACAGAGACCTATATGGAAGATAAACTATTTATATCAAACTGCGAGAAAGAAGCTCTGATCAATTATTTATCAGGCAACTTTAATGAGTCTGATTCATCGACTTTAAAAAACTGGTTAGAGAAAAGTCAGGAACATAAATTTTTTCTTGATCAGCTTTCTGATATTTGGCAAGCCAGCCGTCTTCCTGTTATCGATGATAAGATAGACGTTCAGTCAGTTTGGGATGAGTTGGAAGTGCAGCTTCACAATAAAAATAAAAACCCGTTTCATTGGAAACGTTGGATTCAAATTGCCGCAATTGTAATTGTTTCGATGTTGGCAGGAGGCACAGGATTTTATTTCTTAAATACAAAAACAACCCCATCTGATGTTGCATCCCAAATTGTGGAGTATGTTGCCCCTTTGGGCTCGCGCTCATATGTAAAACTACACGATGGCAGTAAAGTTTGGTTAAACTCAGGAACTTCAATTAAATATGCGAATAATTTTGGAACACACAACAGAGACATTCAGCTCTCAGGTGAAGCTTTTTTTGAAGTGGCTAAAAACAAAAGTCTTCCGTTTATAGTAAATACGGGCGAAATTAGTGTTACTGCCCTCGGAACAAAATTTAATATAAAAGCATATAAAGAAGAAAAAACCATTGAAACCACACTTTTGGAGGGTTCGGTGAAATTGGAAAGTAGCGTTGTAAAACTTCAGGAGAACCTTGTTCTTAAAACAAACGAAAAAGCTGTATTTACAAAAAAAGAACAATCTCTGAATATTGTTGGAAACACTACCGGTGAAAAAGAGGGAGAAAAAACAGTCGCAGCCAAACCATCTATGCAGATTATTCAGAAAATTGACCCGGTTCCTATTGTATCCTGGAAAGAAAAACGATGGATAATAAGTAACGAGAAACTTGGTTCATTATCTGTAAAACTCGAACGGCGCTATGATGTTAATGTTATTTTCGATAACGAAATCCTGAAAGAATACTCATTTGGTGGTACTTTGGAAGATGAAACCCTGGAACAGATTTTAACAGCAATAAGTTTTGCGGCCCCGATAAAATACGTTGTGGACGGCAAAACAGTTTATATTATGGCAGACGGCAAAAAAATCGAAAAATTCAAAAATTTACTTATGGAATAGATCTAAACCAATTAAAAACATTGGGAGATCTCGCTAAAGATCTCCCAATTGAAATGTGTTAACTAATGTTGTTTCATATTCGCAGTATGGAACAACCTATTTTAAAACTTAACAATTCAAATTTATGAAAAAATTTTGTACTGGCTTGTTCCGTCCTCTCAATCGGAACTTTATAAAACTTATGCTTATGACAAAGCTAACTATGTTTCTGACCTTGTTTTGTGTTTTGCAACTATCGGCGACGGTTTATTCACAAACGCGTTTAACGGTGGAATCGAAAAACAACACTGTAAAAGAGGTTCTTTCAAAAATTGAAAACCAGAGTGAATTTCGATTTTTTTACAACGAAAAATTTATGGATCTGAACCGCCGAGTTGGATTCAACATCAATAATCAATCTATTCATGAAATAATGAATGAATTATTTGATGCGTCGGAAGTAACGTATAAAATAATGGAAAACAATCTCATTGTTATTACGCCCGACGGAAGCCAGCAGGAAAAGGTTGAAGGAAAGGCACTTGACGACACAGGTCAACCATTACCCGGCGTAACCGTTATGGTCAAAGGTACGTCGCAAGGTACCGTAACGGATGTAAACGGCAGTTTTTCATTTTCTGACTTACCGGAAAATGCAACTTTAATATTTTCGTTTGTTGGAATGATTTCACAGGAAATCGAAGTAGGTAACCAAACAACATTAAGCGTCACAATGAAAACGGATGCAATTGGCATTGAAGAAGTGGTGGCCATTGGTTATGGAACACAACGAAAAGAAAATGTAACAGGTTCAATGGAAACGGCAAGCAGTGAACAACTGGAGAATAAACCAATTATTTCGGTAGGACAAGCTTTACAAGGTGAAATGAGTGGAATTTCTATCCGGCAGTCAGACGGCCAGCCGGGCAGTTCAACATCAATTAACATAAGGGGATTCGGAACATTTAGTGATGCCGGAAATAATCCACTGGTTTTAGTTGATGGTATCCCTGGTTCACTCGATGCTGTAAATCCAAACGATATTAAAAATATTTCTGTTTTAAAAGATGCCGCCTCTGCGGCTATCTATGGTTCGAGAGCTGCAAATGGAGTAATTTTAATCCAAACAAAGAGAGGTACGAAGGGGAAAACAGAAGTAACGTATAACGGTTCAGTTGGCTTTAGTGAACTTGCTGACCTGCCTAAATTTGTAGACTCGTGGAATTATGCTCTCGCGTACAACGAAGCATTGACCAATGCAGGACAAGGTGCTATTTATACTGAAGAGGACATCCAAAAATTCAGAGACGGAACAGATCATGATAATTATCCCAATGATAAACATTATGAAATGGCCTTTGATAATATAGCTTATCAAACAAAACACGATATTTCTCTTATGGGAGGAAATTCAACAACAACTTATCGTTTTTCAGTCGGATATCTCAGAAACGATGGTCTTTTGCAAAATAACCTTTACGACAACTACGGAGATAACCTTCTAAACTATTATA
This genomic interval carries:
- a CDS encoding FecR family protein → MEDKLFISNCEKEALINYLSGNFNESDSSTLKNWLEKSQEHKFFLDQLSDIWQASRLPVIDDKIDVQSVWDELEVQLHNKNKNPFHWKRWIQIAAIVIVSMLAGGTGFYFLNTKTTPSDVASQIVEYVAPLGSRSYVKLHDGSKVWLNSGTSIKYANNFGTHNRDIQLSGEAFFEVAKNKSLPFIVNTGEISVTALGTKFNIKAYKEEKTIETTLLEGSVKLESSVVKLQENLVLKTNEKAVFTKKEQSLNIVGNTTGEKEGEKTVAAKPSMQIIQKIDPVPIVSWKEKRWIISNEKLGSLSVKLERRYDVNVIFDNEILKEYSFGGTLEDETLEQILTAISFAAPIKYVVDGKTVYIMADGKKIEKFKNLLME
- a CDS encoding RNA polymerase sigma-70 factor produces the protein MTGIEKELVESLKKGNQKSFELVFKTYYTRLCTYAFDYTRQLETAEDLVKDFFLNLWQNREKIEIKTSLSGYLFRSVHNLCLNYLERQKKKNPEIPSDNLYLIELKQKQPFTPDYPIGNLLASEMEGQILEIVDKLPEQCREIFKLSRFEELPHKKIAEKLNISERTVKTQIYRALKKIKEAIPFLITTIFFYFLK
- a CDS encoding Gfo/Idh/MocA family protein, which produces MTQRRDFIKKSILGTAGITIGGMGFSAKSYASIMGANDRFRIAVCGVNGRGKSHINGFGKLDNVEIAYLVDPDKKILDERVNLVKDEIASSSAIKGVTDVRTVLDDKNIDAISCATPNHWHSLMVIWAAQAQKHCYVEKPASHDIYEGRVALAAAEKYGIVVQHGTQRRSSDDWAKQVSDIRSGKYGKMLVSHGFACKPREGIGFEPPSTPPPDLDWNLWKGPAVVNNFHKNLVHYNWHWFWPVGNGELNNQGTHQLDVAYWALDSEVENTHPVRVMAIGGRFKWGDQGETPNTMFALAEFSNGQYVFFNVRNVNHEGYQREVTNRFYFEDGGKLWDGEYISSNGSQARNVPIKEVKITPGGNWQSFITACKANDPSMANGTMYDAHYSCTLGHLMNISYRLGEKVPFNARAGRFGDNELAFREFMKIHDIASDGMGVPQDQAEYIVGPWLRFDGEAEHFVGDYSTEANRLLRDPRNAGFDIPSPESV